From Alteromonas australica, one genomic window encodes:
- a CDS encoding bifunctional diguanylate cyclase/phosphodiesterase — MKLSNQLSISLLIFLLAVFIGSFLINVKLTREYVNEQLATHAQDTATSLGLSISPYVSEDGGLPIAETMINAIFDSGYYQTILLTDLDGKPVIVRENPNKIDTVPTWFTNVVEVTPPTKETNLTDGWNMSGYLAVKSHPGLANEKLWESITQSAIMFSAAFVVAYIVLFFIIRAITKPLSIVISKITDIQQLEFSQIEYKPFTKELSFIVAAVNKLSHSVESMFKELSQKAEQFKAIAFEDYVTGLLNRNAFKRHLNALLSSSATGENGYLIVIRLAQLAHINNMKGASEGDEYLKRAANVLRKLVTRYDDKANCFRVSGADFAICMEGIPQAECAQRVEELTQQLTAVDMLKDGSKVVWVGGTEFSNGEIFSDVMEKADSALLAATKLDRCWQLASKLSYIQSNTEWRARLNGIIAHQNADIFIQPILNMTNNEAIYCEAFARFKDLSNDAYIPMSQLIPASERLNLIPQVDTLVTTLIVRKLHTSDLTIAVNLSAASVCDDEFVKWLKDYLADNKIVSSRLVFEIEDDALIHNKRAVIDFAKIVRSVGAKITIEHFGANLASLTGLRAIHPDFVKISGNLTKEINESSDNQLFISSLVSIATSLQIGVISELVESEDESNTLTSLKVTNQQGYFHARPEIWK, encoded by the coding sequence ATGAAACTCTCGAATCAGCTTAGTATAAGCCTTCTTATATTTTTGCTTGCCGTATTTATCGGGTCATTCTTGATAAACGTGAAACTTACTCGCGAATATGTGAATGAGCAGCTTGCAACACATGCACAGGATACTGCGACTTCACTGGGTTTATCTATTAGTCCATACGTTTCTGAAGATGGAGGCCTCCCCATTGCAGAAACTATGATCAATGCAATATTTGATAGCGGCTATTACCAAACTATTTTGCTTACAGATTTAGACGGAAAGCCCGTTATTGTGAGAGAAAACCCAAACAAGATTGATACGGTACCAACCTGGTTTACTAATGTAGTAGAAGTCACTCCACCGACTAAAGAAACAAACTTGACTGACGGATGGAACATGTCTGGTTACTTAGCTGTAAAAAGCCACCCTGGATTAGCAAATGAAAAGCTTTGGGAAAGTATCACACAAAGCGCGATTATGTTCTCTGCCGCCTTTGTAGTCGCGTATATTGTGTTGTTTTTTATAATACGCGCTATTACTAAACCCCTTAGTATCGTTATCAGTAAAATAACCGATATTCAGCAGCTTGAATTTTCTCAAATAGAGTACAAGCCATTCACAAAAGAGCTTTCTTTTATTGTCGCGGCTGTGAATAAGCTTTCTCACTCTGTTGAATCTATGTTTAAAGAACTATCGCAAAAAGCCGAGCAATTTAAAGCGATAGCTTTTGAAGACTACGTTACAGGCTTATTAAATAGAAATGCGTTTAAACGTCATTTGAATGCACTGTTAAGTTCTTCCGCAACGGGTGAAAATGGCTATTTAATCGTTATACGCTTAGCGCAATTAGCGCATATCAATAACATGAAGGGCGCATCAGAGGGCGATGAATATCTCAAGCGCGCAGCTAATGTTCTTCGAAAATTGGTAACTCGGTACGACGACAAAGCAAATTGTTTTAGAGTTTCAGGAGCTGATTTTGCAATTTGTATGGAAGGGATCCCACAAGCTGAATGTGCCCAACGCGTAGAGGAATTAACTCAACAACTAACGGCTGTTGATATGCTTAAAGATGGGAGTAAGGTTGTATGGGTGGGCGGCACAGAGTTTTCAAATGGAGAAATATTCTCTGATGTTATGGAAAAGGCTGATAGCGCCCTGCTAGCCGCAACAAAACTAGACAGGTGCTGGCAATTAGCATCAAAGCTTTCCTATATTCAAAGTAATACGGAATGGCGCGCTCGCTTAAATGGCATTATTGCCCACCAGAATGCCGATATTTTTATTCAGCCTATTTTAAACATGACGAATAACGAGGCTATTTATTGCGAAGCATTTGCTCGATTTAAAGACTTATCCAATGATGCGTATATCCCTATGTCGCAGCTTATACCTGCATCTGAAAGACTAAACCTTATTCCACAAGTTGACACACTTGTAACGACATTAATTGTGAGAAAACTCCATACTAGTGATTTAACTATTGCAGTGAATTTATCTGCCGCCTCCGTATGCGATGACGAATTTGTTAAATGGCTAAAAGACTATCTTGCAGACAACAAAATTGTTAGTTCAAGGCTAGTCTTTGAAATCGAAGATGATGCGCTTATTCATAATAAGCGTGCTGTCATTGATTTTGCTAAAATAGTTCGCAGTGTTGGCGCTAAGATAACAATTGAACACTTTGGGGCTAACTTGGCATCTTTAACAGGCTTAAGAGCCATACATCCCGACTTTGTTAAAATTTCAGGAAACTTAACTAAAGAAATTAATGAAAGCAGCGACAATCAATTATTTATCAGCAGCTTAGTGAGCATAGCTACGAGTTTACAAATTGGTGTTATAAGTGAACTGGTTGAAAGCGAAGACGAATCCAATACGCTAACGAGTTTGAAAGTGACTAATCAGCAAGGATATTTTCACGCTCGCCCTGAAATTTGGAAATAA